The following coding sequences are from one Roseburia hominis A2-183 window:
- the alaS gene encoding alanine--tRNA ligase: MLEEEVVKKFYGENELRRMYLEFFESKGHLKMNSFSLVPHNDNSLLLINAGMAPLKPYFTGQEIPPRRRVTTCQKCIRTGDIENVGKTARHLTFFEMLGNFSFGDYFKHEAIAWSWEFLTKVLGLEEDRLYPSIYGEDDEAFDIWTKEVGVPAERITRFYRDPKTGECDNFWEHGAGPCGPCSEIYYDRGEKYGCGKPDCKVGCDCDRFMEVWNNVFTQFEGDGKGGYTELSQKNIDTGMGLERLAVVMQDVDSVFDIDTMKAIRDKVCELSGKSYQKDALDDVSIRLITDHIRSATFMISDGIMPSNEGRGYVLRRIIRRAARHGRMLGIGGTFMAKLAATVIDESKDGYPELEEKKDFIFKVLTQEEEKFAKTIDQGLAILEKMEKEMQTAGEKTLSGENAFKLYDTYGFPLDLTQEILEEKGFSIDEDGFKKAMEIQKKKAHDAHKATNYMGADATVYDEIDPSITTEFTGYDSLTASSKITVLTTETELVEALSDGEVGTIIVEKTPFYATMGGQQGDKGEIRTASGIFQVEETIKLRGGKVGHIGKMTNGMIKAGDVADLSVDAKLRRDTCRNHSATHLLQKALREVLGTHVEQAGSYQDGERTRFDFSHFAAMTPEELKKVEAIVNEKIAEKIDVRTDVMTVEEAKKTGAMALFGEKYGETVRVVSMGDFSKEFCGGTHVANTGDIVVFKIISESGVAAGVRRIEALTGDNVFAYYKKEEEELEAAAKAAKATPATLVEKIGHLMAELKALQSENESLKSKAAKEALGDVMDQVVEVKGVKLLAVSVDGVDMNGLRDLGDQLKGKLGEGVIVLASASDGKVNLVAMATDDAMAHGAHAGNLIKSIAGKVGGGGGGRPNMAQAGGKNPAGIPDAIAEAKTALEAQLA; the protein is encoded by the coding sequence ATGTTGGAGGAAGAAGTCGTGAAGAAGTTTTACGGAGAAAACGAATTGCGCAGGATGTACCTGGAATTTTTCGAGAGCAAGGGACATCTGAAAATGAACAGTTTTTCACTGGTGCCGCACAATGACAACAGTCTGCTCTTAATCAATGCAGGTATGGCACCGTTAAAGCCGTATTTTACAGGACAGGAGATCCCGCCGAGAAGAAGAGTGACGACCTGCCAGAAGTGTATCCGTACCGGTGATATTGAGAATGTAGGAAAGACTGCAAGACATCTGACCTTTTTTGAGATGCTCGGCAACTTTTCCTTTGGTGATTATTTTAAGCATGAAGCGATCGCATGGTCCTGGGAGTTTTTGACAAAGGTGCTCGGACTGGAGGAGGACAGACTTTATCCGTCGATCTACGGGGAGGATGACGAGGCGTTCGACATCTGGACGAAGGAAGTCGGTGTGCCGGCAGAGCGTATCACAAGATTCTACCGTGACCCCAAGACCGGAGAGTGTGACAATTTCTGGGAGCATGGCGCAGGTCCATGCGGTCCGTGCTCCGAGATCTATTATGACCGCGGAGAAAAATACGGCTGCGGTAAGCCGGACTGCAAGGTCGGCTGTGACTGTGACCGCTTTATGGAAGTATGGAACAACGTATTTACCCAGTTTGAGGGTGATGGCAAGGGTGGTTATACTGAACTTTCCCAGAAGAATATCGATACCGGTATGGGACTTGAGCGTCTTGCGGTTGTCATGCAGGATGTGGATTCCGTATTCGACATTGATACGATGAAAGCAATCCGCGACAAGGTCTGTGAACTGTCCGGAAAGTCTTACCAGAAGGATGCGCTCGATGATGTGTCCATCCGTCTGATTACCGATCACATCCGTTCCGCAACATTCATGATTTCCGATGGTATCATGCCGTCAAATGAGGGTCGCGGCTATGTGCTCCGCCGTATCATACGCCGTGCAGCGAGACACGGAAGAATGCTTGGCATCGGTGGTACTTTCATGGCGAAGCTTGCAGCGACGGTAATCGATGAGAGCAAGGATGGTTATCCGGAACTCGAGGAGAAGAAGGACTTTATCTTCAAAGTGCTTACGCAGGAAGAGGAGAAGTTTGCCAAGACCATCGATCAGGGTCTTGCCATCTTAGAGAAGATGGAGAAGGAAATGCAGACAGCTGGAGAGAAGACGCTGTCCGGAGAGAACGCATTCAAGCTCTATGATACGTATGGCTTCCCGCTCGATCTGACGCAGGAGATCCTGGAGGAGAAGGGATTTTCCATTGACGAGGACGGATTTAAGAAAGCCATGGAGATCCAGAAGAAAAAAGCACATGATGCACACAAAGCAACGAATTACATGGGCGCAGATGCTACGGTATACGATGAGATTGATCCTTCGATCACGACGGAGTTCACAGGCTACGACAGCCTTACAGCATCTTCAAAGATCACAGTGCTCACCACCGAGACAGAGCTGGTGGAGGCGCTTTCCGACGGAGAGGTCGGCACGATCATCGTGGAGAAGACGCCGTTCTATGCGACGATGGGTGGTCAGCAGGGAGATAAGGGCGAGATCCGCACCGCCTCCGGTATCTTTCAGGTGGAAGAGACCATCAAGCTGCGTGGTGGTAAGGTCGGCCATATCGGCAAGATGACAAACGGTATGATTAAGGCGGGAGATGTAGCAGATCTCAGTGTGGATGCAAAGCTGCGCAGGGATACCTGCAGGAACCACTCTGCAACCCACCTGTTACAGAAAGCGCTGCGCGAAGTGCTCGGCACACATGTAGAGCAGGCAGGTTCCTATCAGGACGGTGAGCGCACCAGATTTGACTTCAGCCATTTTGCAGCGATGACACCGGAAGAACTTAAGAAGGTGGAAGCAATCGTCAACGAGAAGATCGCTGAGAAGATTGATGTCAGAACCGACGTCATGACGGTCGAGGAAGCGAAGAAGACAGGCGCGATGGCACTCTTCGGTGAAAAGTACGGTGAGACGGTAAGAGTCGTGTCCATGGGAGATTTTTCAAAGGAGTTCTGTGGTGGTACTCATGTGGCGAACACCGGCGATATTGTTGTATTTAAGATTATCTCTGAGAGCGGTGTGGCTGCGGGCGTGCGCCGTATCGAGGCTCTGACCGGAGACAATGTATTTGCATATTATAAGAAGGAAGAGGAAGAACTCGAGGCTGCAGCCAAGGCTGCAAAGGCAACACCAGCAACTCTCGTCGAGAAGATCGGTCATCTGATGGCGGAGTTAAAGGCACTTCAGAGTGAGAACGAATCCTTAAAGAGCAAGGCAGCCAAGGAAGCACTTGGAGATGTCATGGATCAGGTTGTGGAAGTGAAGGGTGTGAAGCTCCTCGCTGTCAGCGTGGACGGCGTCGATATGAACGGTCTGAGAGATCTGGGCGACCAGTTAAAGGGAAAGCTGGGAGAAGGCGTGATAGTTCTTGCATCTGCATCAGACGGAAAAGTCAATCTGGTTGCCATGGCGACAGACGATGCGATGGCGCACGGCGCACATGCCGGCAATCTCATCAAGAGCATTGCGGGTAAAGTCGGCGGAGGCGGTGGTGGACGTCCGAACATGGCGCAGGCAGGCGGTAAGAATCCGGCAGGCATTCCGGATGCCATTGCCGAGGCGAAAACGGCACTTGAGGCACAGCTTGCATAA
- a CDS encoding methyl-accepting chemotaxis protein: MDERDRGQGSLSDKVKGSYRRVSVVMYVTLVIAAIAVFAAAYVPKQFSLAYTILVLIVFLITAVNDTRLIQRNSQKIVDAVVDPVTELTKVAEEISKGNLDVEVQYSSDDELGKLADSFRVTVTTLNKIIEDLGYILEEFAQGNYAVRSNCKESYVGEFENVMTHLISMVTDVSGTFKQIRESSDQVAAGAEQLAISSQDLAKGATEQASAVDDLVESVATVSEQVEANSKSTDVVHDKAKEVGMEANVSQQKMQELTEAMERISGTSQELVSVIGQIESIASQTNLLSLNASIEAARAGEAGRGFAVVAEQIRMLAENSAQAAETSRHLLEANQSEVDRGNTVTQQTAESLNKVLTELDDIIQEVANIRVSSDQQAESVKRIANGVKDIGDVIQSNSAASEETSATSEELSAEADSLDGLITKFKLREE; encoded by the coding sequence ATGGACGAAAGAGATAGGGGACAAGGTAGTCTGAGTGATAAGGTAAAAGGAAGTTACCGGAGAGTCAGTGTGGTAATGTATGTGACGCTTGTGATTGCAGCGATTGCAGTTTTTGCGGCGGCTTATGTGCCGAAGCAGTTTTCACTCGCTTACACGATTCTGGTTCTTATTGTATTTCTTATTACGGCAGTCAATGATACGAGACTGATCCAGAGGAACAGCCAGAAGATCGTGGATGCAGTGGTGGATCCGGTGACGGAGCTGACAAAAGTAGCGGAAGAGATCTCCAAAGGAAATCTGGATGTAGAAGTGCAGTACAGCTCGGATGATGAGCTGGGAAAGCTGGCGGACAGTTTCCGAGTGACGGTCACTACATTGAACAAGATTATTGAGGATCTTGGATATATTCTGGAAGAGTTTGCACAGGGCAATTATGCGGTAAGATCCAATTGCAAGGAATCTTATGTCGGCGAATTTGAGAATGTCATGACACATCTGATCAGCATGGTGACCGATGTGAGCGGCACGTTTAAGCAGATCCGCGAGTCTTCCGATCAGGTGGCAGCCGGCGCAGAGCAGCTAGCTATCAGCTCTCAGGATCTTGCGAAGGGAGCAACGGAGCAGGCAAGTGCGGTTGACGATCTTGTGGAGAGTGTCGCAACCGTATCTGAGCAGGTAGAGGCGAACAGTAAATCCACCGATGTGGTGCATGACAAGGCAAAGGAAGTCGGCATGGAGGCGAATGTCAGCCAGCAGAAGATGCAGGAACTGACGGAGGCCATGGAGCGTATTTCCGGCACCTCCCAGGAGCTTGTAAGTGTGATCGGCCAGATCGAGAGCATTGCTTCCCAGACGAACCTGCTTTCCTTAAACGCATCCATCGAGGCGGCGAGAGCCGGAGAGGCAGGAAGAGGATTTGCGGTTGTTGCAGAACAGATCCGTATGCTTGCGGAGAACAGTGCGCAGGCGGCTGAGACGTCCAGACATCTTCTGGAGGCAAATCAGAGTGAGGTTGACCGTGGCAACACCGTGACACAGCAGACGGCAGAATCCCTGAACAAGGTATTGACGGAACTTGACGATATTATTCAGGAAGTGGCAAATATCCGTGTGTCTTCCGATCAGCAGGCAGAGTCCGTTAAGAGAATTGCAAACGGCGTGAAGGATATTGGGGATGTTATTCAAAGCAATTCCGCAGCTTCCGAGGAGACATCTGCTACCAGTGAGGAACTTTCGGCGGAGGCAGATTCCCTGGATGGTCTGATTACCAAATTCAAACTGCGGGAAGAGTAA
- the rpsU gene encoding 30S ribosomal protein S21, which translates to MSSVIVKENETLDSALRRFKRNCAKAGIQQEIRKREHYEKPSVKRKKKSEAARKRKYN; encoded by the coding sequence ATGTCTAGTGTAATTGTAAAAGAAAACGAGACTTTAGACAGCGCTTTACGTCGTTTTAAAAGAAACTGCGCAAAGGCAGGTATTCAGCAGGAGATTCGTAAGAGAGAACACTACGAGAAGCCAAGCGTAAAACGCAAGAAGAAATCTGAAGCAGCAAGAAAAAGAAAGTACAACTAA
- a CDS encoding lactate utilization protein, giving the protein MNPRQMHYETLAGTIIKNLARRRMEGYYCATVEDAEKMAFSFLTPGCTVSFGGSMTLEDTGMLTALRHDPGITLLDRAQAKTPEETKKIYHDALSSDFYFMSTNAITKDGELVNIDGTGNRVAALIYGPEHVIVMAGMNKVAANVDEALSRVHGTATPMNCKRLGKNTPCSATGVCSDCLSPDCICNQVVITRRSGIEGRIKVILIGEELGY; this is encoded by the coding sequence ATGAACCCAAGACAAATGCATTATGAAACGCTTGCCGGTACCATCATCAAAAATCTTGCCAGACGCCGCATGGAAGGCTACTACTGCGCCACCGTCGAGGACGCTGAAAAGATGGCATTCTCTTTCCTTACCCCGGGCTGCACAGTATCTTTCGGCGGCTCCATGACCCTGGAGGATACCGGAATGCTGACCGCCCTGCGCCACGATCCGGGAATCACCCTGCTCGACCGCGCCCAGGCAAAGACACCGGAGGAGACAAAAAAGATCTATCACGATGCTCTTTCTTCCGATTTTTATTTTATGAGCACCAACGCGATCACCAAAGACGGCGAACTTGTCAATATCGACGGCACCGGCAACCGTGTGGCAGCCTTAATCTACGGTCCGGAACACGTGATCGTCATGGCAGGCATGAATAAAGTGGCTGCAAACGTAGACGAGGCATTAAGCCGTGTTCATGGTACCGCCACACCGATGAACTGCAAGCGTCTCGGTAAAAATACGCCTTGTTCCGCTACCGGCGTCTGTTCCGACTGCCTGTCCCCTGACTGTATCTGCAATCAGGTCGTCATCACAAGACGAAGCGGCATCGAGGGACGCATCAAAGTCATTCTGATCGGCGAGGAACTTGGATACTAA
- a CDS encoding ABC transporter ATP-binding protein, whose protein sequence is MSKNFKKMLSYYKPYRGIFWADMFFATVSAAVALAIPLVIRYVTYTLVYEDKAQIMYQIKIIAAALFAMVVADCYSKFFISNYGHVMGAKIEYNMRAEIFEHLQKLSFSFYDNQKVGQLMSRITTDLFDITELMHHGPENIILSAIKIIGAFVILVNISPLLALAAFIVLPFMFAYAYYLNGKMRRAFRQNRVKIAEINGQIEDNLSGIRVVKSFANEEIEKKKFKIGNAGFLSAKKNSYHYMGSFQAGLGAFTTLIQVNVILAGTILIANGKVNVSDLVTFVLYISVFTDPVRTLIDFTEQFQNGYSGFERFCEIMEIEPDIKDRADAKELTDVRGDITFEDVSFQYEENTEQVLQHINLTVPAGSYMALVGASGAGKSTLCSLIPRFYDVTEGAVKVDGTDVRDLTLKSLRDHIGMVQQDVYLFVGTVYENIRYGRPDATREEVIEAAKNANAHEFIMSLPQGYETDIGQRGIKLSGGQKQRLSIARVFLKNPPILIFDEATSALDNESEKVVQDSLEKLAKNRTTFVIAHRLSTIKNAEKILVLTENGIEEEGTHEELLAKKGIYEKLYHMQFQKQ, encoded by the coding sequence ATGAGTAAAAATTTCAAAAAAATGTTGTCTTACTATAAGCCATACCGCGGCATTTTCTGGGCGGATATGTTTTTTGCGACGGTGTCGGCTGCCGTTGCGCTCGCGATCCCGCTGGTGATACGCTATGTCACCTACACGCTCGTGTACGAGGATAAGGCGCAGATTATGTACCAGATCAAAATCATTGCGGCTGCGCTGTTTGCAATGGTGGTCGCGGACTGCTATAGCAAGTTCTTTATCTCGAATTACGGTCACGTAATGGGAGCGAAAATCGAGTACAACATGCGTGCCGAGATTTTTGAGCATCTGCAGAAGTTATCCTTTTCTTTCTATGACAACCAGAAGGTCGGGCAGCTGATGAGCCGGATCACGACGGATCTGTTTGACATCACGGAGCTGATGCACCACGGACCGGAAAATATTATTCTCTCGGCGATCAAGATCATCGGTGCGTTTGTGATCCTGGTCAATATCAGCCCACTTCTGGCGCTGGCGGCGTTCATCGTCCTGCCGTTTATGTTTGCTTACGCGTATTACCTGAACGGAAAAATGCGGCGTGCGTTCCGCCAGAACCGTGTGAAGATTGCGGAGATCAACGGGCAGATTGAGGATAACCTCTCCGGCATCCGCGTGGTAAAGTCGTTTGCCAACGAGGAGATTGAGAAGAAAAAGTTTAAGATAGGAAATGCGGGATTTTTGTCCGCCAAGAAGAACAGCTATCATTATATGGGAAGCTTTCAGGCGGGATTGGGCGCGTTCACGACACTGATTCAGGTCAACGTCATTCTCGCCGGAACCATCCTTATTGCAAATGGTAAGGTCAATGTCAGTGATCTTGTCACATTTGTGCTCTACATCAGTGTATTTACCGATCCCGTGCGGACATTGATCGATTTCACGGAGCAGTTTCAGAACGGGTACAGCGGTTTCGAGCGCTTCTGCGAGATCATGGAGATCGAGCCGGATATCAAGGATCGGGCGGATGCAAAAGAGCTTACCGATGTGCGCGGAGATATTACTTTTGAAGATGTGTCGTTTCAGTACGAGGAGAATACTGAACAGGTATTGCAGCATATCAATCTGACGGTCCCGGCGGGCTCTTACATGGCGCTTGTCGGAGCGTCCGGAGCGGGAAAAAGCACACTCTGCTCCCTGATTCCGCGGTTTTATGATGTGACGGAGGGGGCGGTGAAGGTCGACGGAACGGACGTGCGGGACCTCACCTTAAAGAGTCTGCGCGACCACATCGGAATGGTACAGCAGGACGTCTATCTGTTTGTCGGAACCGTGTATGAGAATATCCGCTACGGAAGACCGGACGCCACGAGGGAGGAAGTCATCGAGGCGGCGAAAAATGCCAATGCCCATGAATTTATCATGTCATTGCCGCAGGGATATGAGACTGACATCGGACAGCGGGGCATCAAGCTTTCTGGCGGACAGAAGCAGCGCCTCTCAATCGCGCGCGTCTTTTTGAAAAACCCGCCGATCCTGATCTTTGACGAGGCGACGTCGGCACTCGACAATGAGAGTGAAAAGGTGGTTCAGGACTCCCTGGAAAAACTGGCGAAAAACCGTACCACATTCGTGATTGCACACCGCCTTTCCACGATCAAGAATGCCGAGAAGATTCTTGTGCTGACCGAAAACGGCATCGAGGAAGAGGGAACGCATGAGGAACTCCTCGCAAAGAAGGGAATTTATGAAAAACTGTATCACATGCAGTTTCAGAAGCAGTGA
- a CDS encoding CobW family GTP-binding protein yields the protein MTKIDIISGFLGAGKTTFIKKMIDEVFTGEKLVLIENEFGEVGIDGGFLKDAGIQITEMNSGCICCSLVGDFGRNLHEVIGKYHPDRILIEPSGVGKLSDVMKSVIDVEKEEDVKLNGLITVVNALKASKQMKAFGEFFNNQIEYATTVVLSRSQNATPEQLELCVKQIQSINDKAAIITTPWDSIRGEQILKVVEGQDSLERKLMAEQHAKEEAEEHEHEHHHDHDDHEHHHDHDDHDHEHHHDHDDHDHEDHDHEHHHDHDEHDHEDHDHEHHHDHDEHDHEHHHEHGENCTCGCHDHDHEHHHHHADEVFTSWGKETPHKFTKAKIEDVLKTLCETDDYGTILRAKGMVEDENGSWIYFDMVPGEYELRDGEPDYTGRLCVIGTDIDEHRLEELFGIA from the coding sequence ATGACAAAGATTGACATTATTTCAGGATTCTTAGGCGCCGGAAAGACGACTTTCATCAAGAAGATGATTGATGAAGTGTTCACAGGCGAGAAGCTGGTGCTGATCGAGAACGAGTTCGGGGAGGTCGGCATTGACGGAGGATTTTTAAAGGATGCGGGAATTCAGATCACCGAGATGAACTCCGGCTGTATCTGCTGCTCACTGGTTGGTGATTTCGGCAGAAACCTGCATGAGGTGATCGGCAAGTATCATCCGGATCGTATCCTGATCGAGCCGTCAGGCGTCGGCAAGCTCTCGGATGTCATGAAGTCTGTGATTGACGTGGAGAAGGAAGAGGATGTAAAGCTGAACGGGCTCATCACGGTTGTAAACGCATTAAAGGCGAGCAAGCAGATGAAGGCATTCGGCGAGTTTTTCAATAACCAGATCGAATATGCAACCACTGTTGTGTTAAGCCGCAGCCAGAATGCGACGCCGGAGCAGCTGGAGCTCTGCGTAAAGCAGATTCAGTCCATCAACGATAAGGCTGCCATCATCACGACCCCGTGGGATTCCATCCGTGGAGAGCAGATTTTAAAGGTGGTAGAGGGACAGGATTCTCTTGAGAGAAAGCTGATGGCAGAGCAGCATGCGAAGGAAGAAGCCGAGGAGCATGAGCACGAGCATCATCACGACCATGACGACCATGAGCATCACCATGACCACGACGATCATGATCATGAGCATCATCACGACCATGATGATCACGACCACGAGGATCACGATCATGAGCATCATCACGATCATGACGAGCATGACCATGAGGATCACGATCATGAGCATCACCACGACCACGACGAGCATGACCATGAGCATCATCACGAGCACGGCGAGAACTGTACCTGCGGCTGCCACGATCACGATCATGAGCATCACCATCATCATGCGGATGAGGTGTTTACAAGCTGGGGAAAAGAGACGCCGCATAAGTTTACCAAGGCAAAGATTGAGGATGTCTTAAAGACTCTGTGCGAGACGGACGACTATGGAACCATTCTCCGTGCGAAGGGCATGGTGGAGGATGAGAACGGCTCCTGGATTTATTTTGACATGGTGCCGGGGGAGTACGAGCTGCGTGACGGCGAGCCGGATTATACGGGACGTCTGTGCGTGATCGGAACAGATATCGACGAGCACAGATTAGAGGAGTTATTTGGAATCGCTTAA
- a CDS encoding TIGR03943 family putative permease subunit, whose protein sequence is MQEIPIYLFTGFMDSGKTTLIKETLLENGFADQGKSLIICCEDGEVEYDEAELKKINASLVMVENEEDFTADFLNAINMKYLPDQVFIEYNGTWGMDTLTETELPRGWMVVQSLATVDATTFDMYLANMRTMIMEQLFQADVVIFNRCDDSTDKGKYRRNVKALNRKAQLVYERADGSLDEREEELPFDISGDELEITDADYAIWYMDCLDNPKKYEGKKVSFLALVYNPDKLKKGIFVPGRFAMTCCVEDITFIGFKCKYPDEDKIPHKSWIHITAQIKVEFAREYKGKGPVLYPISITPAEKPEDELVYFS, encoded by the coding sequence ATGCAGGAGATACCGATTTATTTATTTACCGGATTCATGGACAGTGGCAAGACGACTCTGATCAAGGAGACGCTGCTGGAGAACGGGTTTGCCGATCAGGGAAAGAGCCTGATCATCTGCTGTGAAGACGGAGAGGTGGAATATGATGAGGCAGAGTTGAAAAAAATAAATGCAAGCCTCGTGATGGTGGAGAATGAGGAAGATTTTACTGCTGATTTTCTCAATGCCATCAATATGAAATATCTGCCGGATCAGGTGTTCATCGAATATAACGGAACCTGGGGAATGGATACGCTCACCGAGACGGAGCTTCCGCGCGGGTGGATGGTGGTGCAGTCCCTTGCGACCGTGGATGCGACCACCTTTGATATGTATCTTGCCAATATGCGCACGATGATTATGGAACAGCTGTTTCAGGCGGACGTCGTGATCTTTAACCGCTGTGACGACAGCACGGATAAGGGAAAATACCGCAGAAATGTCAAGGCGCTCAACCGTAAGGCACAGCTTGTGTATGAGCGCGCGGACGGATCGCTCGACGAGCGCGAGGAGGAGCTGCCGTTTGACATCTCGGGAGATGAACTGGAGATTACAGATGCGGATTATGCAATCTGGTATATGGACTGCCTGGACAACCCGAAGAAATACGAGGGGAAGAAAGTCAGCTTTCTGGCGCTTGTATACAATCCTGACAAGCTCAAGAAGGGCATTTTTGTTCCGGGACGTTTTGCGATGACCTGCTGTGTGGAGGATATTACCTTCATCGGATTTAAGTGCAAATATCCGGATGAGGATAAGATTCCGCACAAGTCCTGGATTCATATTACCGCGCAGATCAAGGTGGAGTTTGCAAGAGAGTACAAGGGAAAAGGACCGGTACTGTATCCGATTTCCATTACACCTGCAGAAAAGCCGGAAGACGAACTTGTTTATTTTTCATAG
- a CDS encoding methyl-accepting chemotaxis protein translates to MKKLGLGPKMILSFLVAIAGSVVICGVITYSRTKNVLNSNMQLTSEQTLESALNSLQTYEKTISLPVDLLTRKTSIKQLEYEDQFDDYIANVQDELVAACKVTQGAVRSYYATSSGKLITGWVKYEDNGDKTAMNTIEENVDLSGEDWYVNCQGRKAKVNSIFSYITQPYEDPQTGGQIFTVAQEVKYKDVLMGVVAMDIDAAQLENYIRNIRILNTGFAMLIDADGNIVIDSDKNTFADGNVTGLEFWTPISGELKSLEEQKSALEEAGDESASDITLESVYTMRADGMDCAVTAMTDQVTGWILLGCISDVENTGNLAKINGALVFAGAFGVIFGIVIALITAYSLVREIKKIERATAAVAEGDFTQTIAVTRGDEFGALETHFNDMVKDVSTVIREVEDKSRHILETSDHISEIAGDTRSTMGQVAEAISSVADGAVKQAESTQEASSEVDNLKNSLESSRDCVSEINQMTEETNRISSEGLGSVKDLIEKSQKTVEKSSMSLAVMNEMIASIDKIFYISDAIADITAQTNLLSLNASIEAARAGEMGKGFAVVADEIRKLADESKESTDEIKKIITEITDKSKQVEETMQENEELQSEQQKAIERTEEVFRQIIAQIEQLNAGMENINRLNADMSSNKDTVVSRMEAIASVSEQSAAATEEVNASTDQVNTTMADITDYTKTLQNIAQDLEQTIEKFRLMEI, encoded by the coding sequence ATGAAAAAATTGGGTTTAGGGCCGAAAATGATTTTGAGCTTTCTTGTGGCGATTGCGGGAAGTGTTGTGATCTGTGGAGTGATTACATACAGCCGTACGAAGAATGTGTTAAACAGCAACATGCAGCTCACAAGCGAGCAGACGTTAGAGAGCGCGTTGAACAGTCTGCAGACGTATGAGAAGACGATCAGCCTTCCGGTGGATCTGCTGACGCGCAAGACTTCCATCAAGCAGCTGGAGTACGAGGATCAGTTTGATGACTATATTGCCAACGTGCAGGATGAACTGGTGGCGGCGTGCAAGGTAACGCAGGGAGCGGTGCGAAGCTATTATGCGACGTCCAGCGGAAAACTCATCACCGGATGGGTGAAGTACGAGGACAACGGTGATAAGACGGCGATGAACACCATCGAGGAAAATGTGGATCTGTCCGGGGAAGACTGGTATGTGAACTGCCAGGGCAGAAAGGCAAAAGTAAATTCTATTTTCAGCTATATCACACAGCCTTATGAGGATCCGCAGACAGGCGGGCAGATCTTCACCGTAGCGCAGGAGGTCAAATACAAAGATGTCTTAATGGGCGTTGTGGCGATGGATATTGATGCGGCGCAACTGGAGAATTATATCAGGAATATCCGCATTCTCAACACGGGATTTGCCATGCTGATCGATGCGGACGGCAATATTGTGATCGACAGTGACAAAAATACCTTTGCGGACGGAAATGTGACGGGTCTGGAATTCTGGACGCCGATTTCCGGAGAACTGAAGTCTCTGGAGGAGCAGAAGAGCGCCCTGGAGGAAGCGGGCGATGAGAGCGCTTCCGACATCACACTGGAGTCTGTATACACAATGCGTGCAGATGGCATGGACTGTGCGGTGACCGCGATGACAGACCAGGTGACAGGCTGGATTCTTCTGGGCTGCATCAGCGATGTCGAGAACACCGGCAATCTTGCGAAGATCAACGGTGCGCTGGTATTTGCGGGTGCGTTCGGAGTGATCTTCGGTATTGTGATCGCGCTTATTACCGCGTACAGCCTTGTGCGTGAGATCAAAAAGATTGAGCGTGCGACAGCTGCTGTGGCAGAGGGAGATTTTACCCAGACGATTGCGGTCACCAGAGGAGACGAGTTCGGTGCGCTGGAGACGCATTTTAACGATATGGTCAAGGATGTATCCACAGTGATCCGTGAGGTGGAGGATAAGTCCAGACATATTTTAGAGACTTCGGATCATATTTCCGAGATCGCGGGAGATACCAGAAGCACGATGGGACAGGTCGCGGAGGCGATCTCGAGCGTGGCTGACGGTGCGGTGAAGCAGGCGGAGAGCACGCAGGAGGCAAGCAGTGAGGTGGACAACCTCAAGAACAGTCTGGAGTCCTCCAGAGATTGTGTCAGCGAGATCAACCAGATGACCGAGGAGACGAACCGGATCAGTTCGGAGGGACTCGGCAGCGTGAAGGATCTGATCGAAAAATCACAGAAGACCGTAGAGAAGTCGAGCATGTCCCTTGCAGTGATGAATGAGATGATTGCCAGCATCGACAAGATTTTCTATATTTCCGATGCGATTGCGGATATTACGGCACAGACCAATTTGCTTTCCTTGAATGCTTCTATCGAGGCGGCGAGAGCCGGAGAGATGGGCAAGGGATTTGCGGTCGTTGCAGACGAGATCCGGAAGCTGGCGGATGAGTCCAAGGAATCAACGGATGAGATCAAGAAGATTATCACCGAGATTACGGACAAGTCCAAGCAGGTGGAAGAGACCATGCAGGAGAACGAGGAGCTTCAGTCGGAGCAGCAGAAAGCGATCGAGCGCACGGAAGAGGTATTCCGTCAGATTATCGCGCAGATTGAGCAGCTGAATGCCGGCATGGAGAACATCAACCGGCTCAATGCGGACATGTCATCCAACAAGGATACGGTCGTAAGTCGTATGGAGGCGATTGCATCCGTATCGGAGCAGTCGGCAGCGGCGACGGAAGAGGTCAATGCATCCACAGATCAGGTCAACACGACGATGGCAGACATCACGGACTACACAAAGACACTTCAGAATATCGCGCAGGATTTGGAGCAGACGATCGAGAAGTTCCGTCTGATGGAAATTTAA